CCGGCTGGTAACTAGCCGGGCTGAATTGACCACCACGGCTACCGAACCGATGTTATGAAAAATAGCCGCGGCGATAGGGCTAAGCATTCCTGAGGCTGCCAGTCCAACTCCGATAAGGTTGAAAAAGAGGGCGAAAGCCAGGTTTTGTTTTATCGTCTTCAGGGTGTTGTGGCTGAGATTGATGGCTTCGGCGGCTTTCAGCGTATCGTCCTTCATCAGGACGATATCAGCGGTATCCATGGCGATATCAGTCCCGGTGATACCCATGGCCACGCCCACATCAGCCTGGGCTAAGGCCGGAGCATCATTGATGCCGTCACCGAACATAGCCACGCGGTAGCCGTCACGCTGCAGCGCTTTAATGCTCTCAACCTTCTGATGAGGGAGCAGCCGGGCCTGCCATTCATCAATGCCGACGGCGCTGGCGACGCGCCGGGCTATCTCCGGGCTATCCCCGGTCATCATCACTACTTTCTTGACGCCGCTACTCCTAAGATTCTGGATAGCCTGTCTCATATCCTCACGTACGATATCGGCGACACCGATAACCCCCAGGGTCTTCCCGGCTGAAGCCACCAGCAGAGGGGTCAGTCCTTCCTTCTCCAGGTCCGTAAGTGTAACTGCCAGCCCAGGCGGCAGGCTCACCCGGTTCTCCAGTAAAAGCGCTTCAGTGCCTACCATTATCTGTTTATTATCTAAGAGGGCAATTGCACCCTGTCCCGGAACAGCCTGAAATTCGTCAGCAGCGGGTATCTTCAGTCCCCACTCTCTGGCCTTATTCAGTATGGCTTTACCCAGAAGGTGCTCTGATGACCTCTCGGCTATGGCCGCGTGTTGCAGGACTTCCTGTTCGCCCATACCGTCAAAGGTTATAATCCTGACTACACTGGGTTCTCCCAGCGTGATGGTGCCGGTCTTGTCTATCGCTACCGCCGTCACTCTACCGGCAGCCTCGAGGCGGGCACCCCCCTTAATCAATATGCCCCGCCGCGCGCCATTGGCGACACCGGCAATAATAGCGGTGGGAGTAGCCATCACCAGGGCGCAGGGACAGGCAACAATCAGCACTGCCAGCGCCGCCGTCACATTCCGGGTAACCGCGTAAACCAGGATGGCGATTGTCAGGATGAGCGGAGTGAAATACCTGGCGTACTGGTCAGCGATGCGGACAATCGGCGCCCGGTTCTCCTCGGCTTCCTCCACCAGGTGCATAACCTGTCCCAGAGTAGTGGCATCACCCACTTTGCTGGTCCTGATTTCCAGCGCGCCCAGCTCATTCAGGGTACCGGCATAGACTTCGCTGCCTTTAGCTTTGGCGACAGGCATGGATTCACCGGTAATCGGCGCCTGGTTCACTGATGCCTGCCCGCTGATGACCACACCATCCACGGCAATGCGTTCGCCGGATTTCGTTATTAGCAGGTCGCCAGGGACGACCTGCTCGATGGGAATTAAGGAATCTTCCCCGTCACGGCGGACACAGACAGTAGCCGGAACGAGCTTGCCCAGGTCCTCTAAAGCGGTTTTTGCCCGGGCGGCGGTGAAGTCCTCCAGTATTTTACCGAAGAGCATCATAAAGGCGACAAAACCAGCGGAGAGGTATTCTTCAAAAATCACGGAGGCGATGATGGCAATAGCTACCAGTTCGTCAACATTCATCTGGCGCTGGAGCAGGCCTTTTATGGCGCTGATGATGATGGGGATGCCGCCGACAGCCACGGCGGCCAGCGCTACGGAGGTATATACCCAGTAGCCAGTCCCGGCCAGGTCCAGGCTGACACTGACCAGAAGGAGCAATGCGGTGGTAGCGGTAATGATGAACTCTTGCGATGTCAGTACCGTTTGATAGCGTTTCCAGAAAGTAACCATATTATATCCCCCCTGGGGGATATAATACTTTTTCCCGGGTGGGATGTCAATATTTTGTAAGCCCGGTGAGACACCAGCAGGAGCCTATCCCGGTGCTAGTGTGTTGTTTCTAACACTTTGTTAGAATGCTTCATAAGCATACCGACGAAAGTCGGTATGCAGAGACCGTAAGATACCCGCTAGATTACGGCGGGAGTTTATCCCGTACCTGATACGGGTCCGGAATTGGGCGAAAGGCATATACCAACGTTATTTGTGCGGTTCACCACACTAGGTTTTGCGTTTCCGGCCATCATTATCCGGCTTTGTCTTGGGCAGGAAATCGACCAGCCTCTCGATATTGCCGGCTACGATGAGAGTATCGCCTTGCTTGACCAGCTCACCCTGGCCGGGTGCCACGATGATGTCCTTTTCCCGCTGGATAATCAGTACCGCCACGCCGAGTTTACCCCTGGGCCCAACCCCGAGATCAGACAACGTCTGTCCGACAAAATCAGGACTGGCTTCTACCTTGGCGATGCCGTACCCGGAAACAACCGGCATATACTCAGAAACGGCGCCCAGAATCGCCTCGTGGGCAAGTATTTGCCCCATCGTGTGCTCAGGATATACAACCCTGTCCGCCCCGATTTTATCCAGTATCTCCCCGTGGAGGTCAGAGCTGGCCCTGGCGATAACATAAGGAACGCCAAGTCTCTTCAGTAAGATCGTTGCCAGCACGCTATTCTGGACAGCGGTGCCAATCGCAACAATGGCGATATCAAAATTGCCTGCGCCCAGCTCTCTCAGTACGGACTCATTGGTGGCGTCAGCCTGGACAGTGTGTGTCATCTGTCCCGATGCGCTCTGCACCTTCTGCTCATCAGTATCAAGGGCCAGTACATCATGTCCCATCTCTGACATATTTGCGGCTAAACTGACGCCAAAGCGACCTAAACCTACA
Above is a genomic segment from Dehalococcoidales bacterium containing:
- a CDS encoding cation-translocating P-type ATPase, coding for MVTFWKRYQTVLTSQEFIITATTALLLLVSVSLDLAGTGYWVYTSVALAAVAVGGIPIIISAIKGLLQRQMNVDELVAIAIIASVIFEEYLSAGFVAFMMLFGKILEDFTAARAKTALEDLGKLVPATVCVRRDGEDSLIPIEQVVPGDLLITKSGERIAVDGVVISGQASVNQAPITGESMPVAKAKGSEVYAGTLNELGALEIRTSKVGDATTLGQVMHLVEEAEENRAPIVRIADQYARYFTPLILTIAILVYAVTRNVTAALAVLIVACPCALVMATPTAIIAGVANGARRGILIKGGARLEAAGRVTAVAIDKTGTITLGEPSVVRIITFDGMGEQEVLQHAAIAERSSEHLLGKAILNKAREWGLKIPAADEFQAVPGQGAIALLDNKQIMVGTEALLLENRVSLPPGLAVTLTDLEKEGLTPLLVASAGKTLGVIGVADIVREDMRQAIQNLRSSGVKKVVMMTGDSPEIARRVASAVGIDEWQARLLPHQKVESIKALQRDGYRVAMFGDGINDAPALAQADVGVAMGITGTDIAMDTADIVLMKDDTLKAAEAINLSHNTLKTIKQNLAFALFFNLIGVGLAASGMLSPIAAAIFHNIGSVAVVVNSARLVTSRNLSRK
- a CDS encoding TrkA family potassium uptake protein; the protein is MKKQVIVVGLGRFGVSLAANMSEMGHDVLALDTDEQKVQSASGQMTHTVQADATNESVLRELGAGNFDIAIVAIGTAVQNSVLATILLKRLGVPYVIARASSDLHGEILDKIGADRVVYPEHTMGQILAHEAILGAVSEYMPVVSGYGIAKVEASPDFVGQTLSDLGVGPRGKLGVAVLIIQREKDIIVAPGQGELVKQGDTLIVAGNIERLVDFLPKTKPDNDGRKRKT